In Prosthecobacter sp. SYSU 5D2, the following proteins share a genomic window:
- a CDS encoding DUF4926 domain-containing protein — MIEELSLVRLVRPISSPAVPVGSVGTVLIVYEHPYRAFEVEFINAQRKTLVDIETGEITFTVREEDVEPCAEVAME; from the coding sequence ATGATTGAAGAACTTTCATTGGTCAGGCTTGTCAGGCCCATCTCCAGCCCTGCGGTTCCTGTGGGATCGGTGGGCACCGTCCTCATCGTTTACGAACACCCTTATCGCGCCTTTGAGGTGGAATTTATCAACGCGCAAAGGAAGACTCTGGTGGACATCGAAACGGGAGAGATAACCTTCACTGTGCGTGAGGAGGATGTAGAGCCCTGTGCGGAAGTTGCCATGGAATAG